A genome region from bacterium includes the following:
- the miaA gene encoding tRNA (adenosine(37)-N6)-dimethylallyltransferase MiaA, giving the protein MSDASLLTQALVIAGPTAVGKTEVALALARRLPAEIVSADSRQIYRGMNIGTAKPSAAQLRQAPHHFIDIRNPDEWYTAGEYGRAARGVVGEIMQRGRTPLVVGGSGFYLQALLEGFSAALPSDLRLRAQLQQRLQDEGAPALHRELAQIDPAAAARLHPNDGHRLVRALEVHRLSGLTLTELQQHASEPPSFRYRFFCLTLERHRLYERIDRRVLAMLEAGLLEECRQLLARGYSPQLNALQTVGYQEAFQFLNGEISHEEMVTLIQRHSRQYAKRQLTWFRRRPHCEWLAVEESDLPAQAAESILQAIAGESAR; this is encoded by the coding sequence ATGAGTGACGCTTCCCTCCTTACCCAAGCCCTCGTGATCGCCGGTCCCACGGCCGTGGGCAAAACCGAGGTGGCGCTGGCGCTCGCCCGCCGTCTGCCGGCAGAAATCGTCTCGGCGGATTCGCGGCAAATCTATCGCGGCATGAATATCGGCACGGCCAAGCCCAGCGCGGCGCAGCTCCGCCAAGCGCCGCATCATTTCATCGACATCCGTAATCCCGATGAGTGGTATACCGCAGGCGAATACGGCCGCGCGGCGCGCGGCGTAGTCGGGGAAATCATGCAGCGCGGCAGAACGCCATTAGTCGTGGGCGGCTCCGGCTTTTATTTGCAGGCGCTGCTGGAAGGCTTTTCCGCGGCCCTGCCTTCGGATTTGCGCTTGCGCGCGCAGCTCCAGCAACGATTGCAGGACGAGGGTGCGCCCGCTTTGCACCGAGAGCTGGCGCAGATTGATCCGGCAGCAGCCGCGCGGCTGCATCCCAATGATGGCCATCGCCTCGTACGCGCGCTGGAGGTTCATCGGCTCAGCGGACTCACGCTCACGGAGTTGCAGCAGCACGCAAGCGAGCCGCCGTCCTTTCGGTATCGTTTTTTCTGCCTGACTCTGGAGCGCCACCGGCTTTATGAGCGCATCGACCGGCGCGTGCTGGCCATGTTGGAGGCCGGGCTGCTCGAGGAATGCCGGCAGTTGCTGGCACGCGGCTATTCTCCTCAGTTGAATGCGTTGCAGACCGTCGGCTATCAGGAAGCCTTCCAATTCTTGAATGGAGAGATTTCGCACGAGGAAATGGTCACGCTGATTCAGCGCCATAGCCGGCAATATGCCAAGCGGCAGTTAACCTGGTTCCGCCGGCGGCCGCACTGTGAGTGGCTGGCAGTCGAAGAGAGCGATCTTCCCGCGCAAGCAGCGGAATCGATTCTGCAGGCAATTGCCGGCGAGAGCGCCCGGTGA
- the moaA gene encoding GTP 3',8-cyclase MoaA: MIPQPARLTLSDTLSRPLRDLRISVTDRCNFRCVYCMPKEIFGKDHLFLPRAELLTFEEIYRLARLCVDLGVRKIRLTGGEPLLRHDLERLIAMLAALPGLDLTLTTNGSFPARRVQSLKDAGLRRMTVSLDSLDNAVFQKMNDVDFPVERVLEWIEASAAAGLTPVKINMVVKRGVNEDSVVPMARHFKGAGHIVRFIEYMDVGSSNGWRMDEVVPAAEIIAAIDAVMPIAPVDPNYAGEVAERYRYRDGSGEIGIIASVTHAFCRDCSRARLSTDGKLFTCLFAAHGRDLRALLRSGASDAELTAAIASVWRQRSDRYSEIRSAATVALAKVEMSYIGG, translated from the coding sequence ATGATTCCACAACCTGCTCGCCTGACTCTCTCCGACACGCTAAGCCGCCCTCTGCGCGATTTGCGCATTTCCGTTACCGACCGCTGCAATTTTCGCTGTGTCTATTGCATGCCGAAGGAAATTTTCGGCAAGGATCATCTTTTTCTGCCGCGCGCTGAATTGCTGACTTTCGAAGAAATCTACCGCCTCGCCCGTCTGTGCGTGGATCTCGGCGTCCGCAAGATCCGGCTGACCGGCGGTGAGCCGCTGCTGCGGCATGATCTAGAGCGGCTGATCGCCATGCTGGCGGCTTTGCCCGGCCTCGATTTGACTTTGACCACCAACGGCTCCTTTCCGGCCAGGCGGGTGCAATCCCTGAAAGACGCCGGCCTGCGCCGCATGACCGTGAGTCTTGATTCCCTGGACAACGCCGTCTTTCAAAAAATGAATGACGTGGACTTTCCGGTCGAGCGCGTGCTGGAGTGGATCGAGGCTTCCGCGGCGGCGGGATTGACGCCGGTCAAAATCAACATGGTGGTCAAACGCGGGGTGAATGAGGACAGCGTGGTGCCGATGGCGCGCCATTTCAAAGGCGCGGGGCACATCGTCCGCTTCATCGAATATATGGACGTCGGCAGCAGCAACGGCTGGCGCATGGATGAAGTGGTGCCAGCGGCGGAAATCATTGCAGCCATTGATGCCGTGATGCCGATCGCGCCGGTTGATCCCAACTATGCCGGCGAAGTGGCGGAGCGCTATCGCTACCGCGACGGCAGCGGCGAGATCGGCATCATTGCCTCGGTGACGCACGCGTTCTGCCGCGACTGCTCGCGTGCGCGCCTTTCCACCGACGGCAAACTCTTCACCTGCCTGTTCGCGGCACACGGCCGTGATTTGCGCGCTTTGCTGCGCAGCGGCGCCTCCGATGCCGAATTGACCGCGGCAATAGCCTCGGTTTGGCGGCAACGCAGCGATCGGTATTCGGAGATTCGCAGCGCGGCCACGGTGGCGCTCGCCAAAGTGGAAATGTCCTACATCGGTGGTTGA
- a CDS encoding undecaprenyl-diphosphate phosphatase, with protein sequence MNEILVAVVLGIVEGLTEFLPVSSTGHLILVGNWLQFTGEKANTFEIFIQLGAIIAVLIYFRNRIWRLVSAMLGKAQSADGLTVDQARRFGVGVMLAFVPAALIGFFFHDLIEALLFNPKTVAAALIVGGVGIILIEQLHLRVKVDTMEDITWTQALGIGLAQCLSLIPGMSRSASTIMGGLVLGLSHAAAAEFSFFLAIPTIFAATLYSLAKRFSLLNADDAVIFAVGFIVSLLVAWLVIAAFMSFIKKHSFEVFGWYRIVLGFVILGMMLWQG encoded by the coding sequence TCATCCTGGTCGGCAACTGGCTGCAATTCACCGGCGAAAAAGCCAACACGTTTGAAATCTTCATCCAACTGGGCGCCATCATCGCGGTGTTGATCTACTTTCGTAATCGCATTTGGCGGCTGGTGAGCGCGATGCTGGGAAAGGCGCAGTCAGCGGACGGGCTGACGGTCGACCAAGCGCGGCGCTTCGGCGTCGGGGTCATGCTCGCCTTCGTGCCCGCGGCCCTCATTGGATTTTTCTTTCACGACCTGATCGAAGCGCTGCTGTTCAATCCCAAAACCGTTGCTGCGGCATTGATCGTCGGCGGAGTCGGCATCATCCTGATCGAGCAATTGCACCTGCGCGTGAAAGTCGATACGATGGAAGACATTACGTGGACGCAGGCATTGGGCATTGGTTTGGCGCAATGCTTGTCGTTGATTCCCGGCATGTCGCGCTCGGCCTCGACCATCATGGGCGGGCTGGTACTGGGCTTGAGCCACGCCGCCGCCGCCGAATTTTCGTTTTTTCTCGCCATTCCCACCATCTTTGCCGCAACGCTTTACAGCCTGGCGAAGCGTTTCAGCCTGCTTAATGCCGATGATGCCGTCATCTTTGCCGTGGGCTTCATTGTGTCATTGCTGGTGGCTTGGCTGGTGATCGCCGCCTTCATGTCGTTCATCAAGAAACACAGCTTTGAAGTCTTCGGCTGGTATCGCATTGTGCTCGGCTTTGTGATTTTGGGCATGATGCTGTGGCAGGGCTGA
- the mutL gene encoding DNA mismatch repair endonuclease MutL — protein sequence MSASTSKIKLLPLDLTNKIAAGEVVERPASVVKELIENALDAGATQITVVVKDGGRVLIQVVDNGCGMSREDAQMAFQRHATSKIATAADLEAIRTLGFRGEALASIASVAQVVLKTMEPGATEATVVELEGGVQSNLTIAAGTPGTSIAVKNLFFNTPGRRKFVKSTTTEYRQILAVINRFCVGYPGVYFTFVHNDEVILDMPPAGSLAERVFTLYGSRMRDALVTLQDRGPACEISGVLGKQSTVRSSRGEQFLFLNHRYISDRSLQHAVISGYGEMLAHGGFPFFAVFLRVDPTRVDVNVHPTKMEVKFADDRLIYALLRTAVKQTLNTNAVIPVANDFARAVPVMTWPAAPERPALEGESPAAAPGPHNFAPADFRVRHPGRQLGLPLPPPTTPADRPMELAPEAQSRLHERTNVWQVHNRYIFSQIPNGLVVIDQHVAHERILYEQALEAFTKQEPATQRLLFPVVVELSAEDYDIAFEMLPFLAKIGFALKPFGHRTLLLEGVPPGTRYSTTLQDSKVILDMVDEYKRGKREKLEIRENIAASFACHSAIRSGDRLTLASMNALIDQLFATKSPYFCPHGRPVVVNIPLAELDKRFGRT from the coding sequence GTGTCTGCTTCCACCTCGAAAATCAAGCTCCTGCCCCTGGATCTCACCAACAAAATCGCGGCCGGCGAAGTGGTCGAGCGCCCGGCCTCGGTGGTCAAGGAGTTGATCGAAAACGCGCTCGACGCCGGCGCCACGCAAATCACCGTGGTGGTGAAGGACGGCGGCCGCGTGCTCATTCAGGTCGTGGACAACGGCTGCGGCATGAGTCGCGAGGATGCGCAGATGGCGTTTCAGCGCCATGCCACCAGCAAAATCGCGACCGCCGCAGATCTGGAGGCCATCCGCACGCTCGGCTTTCGCGGGGAGGCGCTGGCCAGCATTGCCTCGGTGGCGCAGGTGGTGCTCAAGACCATGGAGCCGGGGGCCACGGAAGCAACTGTGGTGGAGTTGGAAGGCGGCGTGCAATCCAATCTCACCATTGCTGCGGGCACGCCCGGCACCAGCATCGCGGTCAAAAATCTCTTCTTCAACACGCCCGGCCGGCGCAAGTTCGTGAAGTCGACGACCACCGAATACCGTCAAATTCTGGCGGTGATCAACCGTTTTTGTGTCGGCTATCCCGGCGTCTATTTCACTTTCGTGCACAACGACGAAGTGATTCTCGACATGCCGCCCGCCGGCAGCCTGGCCGAGCGCGTGTTCACGCTTTATGGCAGCCGCATGCGCGACGCCCTGGTGACGCTGCAGGATCGCGGCCCGGCTTGCGAGATCAGCGGTGTGCTCGGCAAACAAAGCACGGTGCGCAGCAGCCGCGGTGAGCAATTTCTGTTTCTCAATCACCGCTACATCTCCGATCGCTCGCTGCAGCATGCGGTGATTTCCGGCTATGGCGAAATGCTGGCGCATGGCGGCTTTCCTTTCTTTGCGGTGTTTCTGCGCGTCGATCCCACCCGCGTCGATGTCAATGTGCACCCCACCAAAATGGAGGTGAAGTTTGCTGATGACCGGCTGATCTATGCGCTGTTGCGCACCGCGGTCAAGCAAACGCTCAACACCAATGCGGTCATCCCCGTGGCAAACGATTTTGCCCGGGCGGTGCCGGTGATGACCTGGCCGGCCGCGCCGGAACGGCCCGCGCTCGAGGGCGAATCCCCTGCAGCCGCGCCGGGGCCGCACAATTTTGCGCCGGCCGACTTTCGTGTTAGACATCCCGGCCGGCAGCTTGGCCTGCCGCTGCCGCCGCCAACCACTCCCGCCGATCGGCCGATGGAGCTTGCGCCGGAAGCGCAGAGCCGTCTCCATGAGCGCACCAATGTCTGGCAAGTGCACAACCGCTACATCTTTTCGCAGATACCCAACGGGCTGGTGGTGATTGATCAGCACGTGGCGCACGAGCGGATTCTGTATGAACAGGCACTCGAGGCCTTCACCAAACAAGAGCCGGCCACCCAGCGTTTGCTCTTTCCGGTGGTCGTCGAGTTAAGCGCAGAAGACTATGACATCGCCTTCGAGATGCTGCCCTTCCTGGCCAAAATCGGCTTTGCGCTCAAGCCCTTTGGCCATCGCACGCTGCTGCTGGAGGGCGTGCCGCCCGGCACGCGCTACTCCACCACCCTGCAGGACAGCAAGGTCATTCTCGACATGGTCGACGAATACAAACGCGGCAAGCGCGAGAAGCTGGAGATTCGCGAGAACATTGCGGCCTCGTTTGCCTGTCACTCCGCCATTCGTTCCGGCGACCGTTTGACGCTGGCGAGCATGAATGCGCTCATCGATCAACTGTTCGCGACCAAGTCACCGTATTTTTGTCCGCACGGCCGGCCGGTGGTGGTCAACATTCCGCTGGCCGAACTGGACAAGCGATTCGGCCGTACCTGA
- a CDS encoding methyltransferase domain-containing protein yields MSDWLHHPDRLRWNEKFQRRGMGLFGHEPAEWLVAHAALLRRQPCGPALDLACGAGRNAFYLAQLGFSVAAVDISDVAITWLTEQAQQRGVRIQPAVMDLASATLPAARYQVIINFNYLERRLFPSLKQALLPGGLLIFETMTKDQLELTGGKFNPEFLLDHNELLQAFSELRILHYRETVIRGCADCDEKAVASLVARKR; encoded by the coding sequence ATGAGTGATTGGTTGCATCATCCCGATCGGCTGCGCTGGAACGAAAAATTTCAGCGCCGCGGCATGGGCCTCTTCGGCCATGAGCCGGCCGAGTGGCTGGTGGCGCATGCCGCGCTGTTGCGCCGGCAGCCGTGCGGCCCGGCCCTCGATCTCGCGTGCGGAGCGGGGCGCAATGCCTTCTACCTGGCGCAGCTCGGTTTCAGCGTGGCAGCGGTTGACATTTCGGATGTCGCGATCACCTGGCTCACCGAACAAGCGCAGCAGCGTGGCGTTCGCATTCAACCTGCCGTGATGGATCTCGCCAGTGCGACGCTGCCGGCGGCGCGTTATCAAGTCATCATCAACTTCAACTATCTCGAGCGCCGCCTCTTTCCTTCCCTCAAACAGGCGCTGCTGCCCGGCGGCCTGCTGATTTTCGAAACCATGACCAAAGACCAGCTCGAGCTGACGGGCGGGAAATTCAATCCCGAGTTTCTGCTCGATCACAACGAACTGCTGCAGGCTTTTTCCGAATTGCGCATTTTGCATTATCGCGAGACGGTCATCCGCGGCTGCGCCGATTGCGATGAAAAAGCCGTCGCCAGCCTGGTGGCGCGCAAAAGATGA
- the radC gene encoding DNA repair protein RadC: MQKYPLRLAEWPENERPRERLLKHGPESLSDAELLAIVLRTGNHGQSVMDLARKLLVEAKGFRGLDTKAAEELCQMHGMGMAKTAQLKAALEIGKRLSREQHEERPYIRTSRDVFDYLHLRLCNQPREQFFILLLNTRNRLLRERKVFEGSLQESMVNAREVVKFAINEQAAGIIFVHNHPSGEPAPSPEDLRATKKLKSACEAVDLRVLDHVIIGKDRYLSFAEEGLL, from the coding sequence ATGCAAAAATATCCGTTGCGCCTTGCTGAATGGCCGGAAAACGAGCGCCCGCGCGAGCGTTTGTTGAAACACGGGCCGGAAAGCCTGTCGGATGCCGAGTTGCTCGCCATCGTGCTGCGCACCGGCAACCACGGCCAGTCAGTGATGGATCTCGCGCGCAAATTGCTGGTCGAAGCCAAGGGCTTTCGCGGATTGGATACCAAGGCCGCGGAAGAGCTTTGCCAGATGCACGGCATGGGCATGGCCAAGACCGCGCAACTCAAAGCCGCGCTGGAAATCGGCAAGCGGCTGTCACGGGAACAGCATGAAGAACGGCCCTACATTCGCACCAGCCGCGACGTGTTCGACTATCTGCACCTGCGGCTGTGCAATCAACCGCGGGAGCAATTCTTCATTCTGTTGCTCAACACGCGCAACCGCCTGCTGCGCGAACGCAAGGTGTTCGAAGGCTCGCTGCAGGAAAGCATGGTGAATGCCCGCGAAGTGGTGAAGTTTGCCATCAACGAGCAGGCGGCCGGCATCATCTTCGTGCACAATCATCCCAGCGGCGAGCCGGCGCCCAGCCCGGAAGACTTGCGCGCGACCAAAAAACTCAAGAGCGCCTGCGAAGCGGTTGATCTGCGTGTGCTCGATCATGTCATCATCGGCAAAGACCGTTACCTGAGCTTTGCCGAAGAAGGCTTGTTGTGA